Proteins co-encoded in one Cupriavidus nantongensis genomic window:
- a CDS encoding AI-2E family transporter, whose protein sequence is MNAPLLNQEAKRILLWIVVAVALFAAIIALAPVLTPFLFAFIFAYILNPGVDWLQRRRVPRAIGVTLMILLLTVVCVMLVLLLIAVLQREIPQVREQLPILLKKLNSVVSPRLAEFGVRVRFDFPGLRNMMSDRFAASPEDLLVVLLNYVKMSGSALITVAGIVFIVPIVMFYLMMDWHMVMRRIEGVVPRRWVPKVRELTNETDALLSQYLRGQILVMVILAAIYSIGLTIAGFDIGVPVGVFTGLAVFIPYIGFGVGLVMAILAALLQFGNWYGLAAVAVVYGFGQFIESFYLTPRLVGERIGLHPLVVIFALLAFGQLFGFFGVLLALPTCAVLLVGARQLRRVYLASDLYRK, encoded by the coding sequence ATGAATGCCCCGCTGTTGAACCAAGAGGCCAAGCGCATCCTGCTGTGGATCGTCGTGGCCGTGGCGCTGTTCGCCGCCATTATCGCGCTGGCGCCGGTGCTGACCCCGTTCCTGTTCGCATTCATCTTCGCCTATATCCTCAACCCCGGCGTCGACTGGCTGCAGCGCCGCCGCGTGCCGCGCGCGATCGGCGTGACGCTGATGATCCTGCTGCTGACGGTGGTCTGCGTGATGCTGGTGCTGCTGCTGATCGCGGTGCTCCAGCGCGAGATCCCGCAGGTGCGCGAGCAACTGCCGATCCTGCTGAAGAAGCTCAATTCGGTGGTGTCGCCGCGGCTGGCCGAGTTCGGCGTGCGCGTGCGCTTCGACTTCCCCGGCCTGCGCAACATGATGTCGGACCGCTTCGCCGCCAGCCCGGAAGACCTGCTGGTGGTGCTGCTGAACTACGTCAAGATGTCGGGTTCGGCGCTGATCACGGTGGCGGGCATCGTCTTTATCGTGCCGATCGTCATGTTCTACCTGATGATGGACTGGCACATGGTGATGCGCCGCATCGAGGGCGTGGTGCCGCGCCGCTGGGTGCCCAAGGTGCGCGAGCTGACCAACGAGACCGACGCGCTGCTGTCGCAGTACCTGCGCGGCCAGATCCTGGTGATGGTGATCCTGGCGGCGATCTACTCGATCGGGCTGACCATCGCCGGCTTCGATATCGGCGTGCCGGTCGGGGTCTTCACCGGGCTGGCGGTGTTTATCCCGTATATTGGCTTCGGCGTCGGGCTGGTGATGGCGATCCTGGCCGCGCTGCTGCAGTTCGGCAACTGGTACGGGCTGGCCGCGGTGGCGGTGGTCTACGGCTTCGGCCAGTTCATCGAGAGCTTCTACCTGACCCCAAGGCTGGTGGGCGAGCGCATCGGCCTGCACCCGCTGGTGGTGATCTTCGCGCTGCTCGCGTTCGGCCAGCTGTTCGGCTTCTTCGGCGTGCTGCTGGCGCTGCCGACCTGCGCCGTGCTGCTGGTGGGGGCGCGCCAGCTGCGGCGGGTTTACCTGGCCAGCGATCTCTATCGAAAATAA
- a CDS encoding amidase: MELTNRLDAATIAARVAAGRLDPAEVTAAFQARIAARNDQLNAVFEQRQELVDADLAQLRARLAQGERPLLAGVPVIVKDVIWSQGRRVTQGSQLYRDFIAPADAIAVERLRRAGAIVLGMGNTSEFACKGLTTNKVYGLTRHPLDATLTAGGSSGGCAVAVAAGMAPLALGTDGGGSSRRPPAHAGVVGFKPSYGAIPDSVGFAHAFNGIQVIAPITRTVADAELMFEALAGADPRDPDTLGFALAAARPLHTLKIAVSPRLGLDTPVDDDVAQAFDQAVARLQAAGLSIERADPVWPQGADEAALMPLQHVGLAHLYGEAWRRDPEVFDADIARQIERGLAWTGAEVARAREASRQIALAVAGFFTRYDLLLCPTTPCVAWRNDRLGPERIGGIAVEPRAHAVFTPFFNHALAPAISVPCGSGRDGLPVGLQIAGPRGADRSVLAAARLAESLLASLVNPA, encoded by the coding sequence ATGGAACTGACCAACCGCCTGGATGCCGCCACCATCGCGGCCCGCGTCGCCGCCGGGCGCCTCGACCCCGCTGAGGTAACGGCGGCGTTCCAGGCGCGCATCGCGGCGCGCAACGACCAGCTCAACGCCGTCTTCGAACAACGCCAGGAGCTTGTCGATGCCGACCTGGCGCAACTGCGCGCGCGCCTGGCGCAGGGCGAGCGCCCGCTGCTGGCGGGGGTGCCGGTGATCGTCAAGGACGTGATCTGGAGCCAGGGCCGGCGCGTGACGCAGGGCTCGCAGCTGTACCGTGACTTCATCGCGCCCGCCGACGCGATCGCGGTCGAGCGGCTGCGCCGCGCCGGTGCGATCGTGCTCGGCATGGGCAACACCTCGGAGTTCGCCTGCAAGGGGCTGACCACCAACAAGGTCTACGGCCTGACGCGCCATCCGCTCGATGCCACGTTGACCGCGGGCGGCTCGTCCGGCGGCTGCGCGGTGGCGGTGGCCGCGGGCATGGCGCCGCTGGCGCTGGGCACCGATGGCGGCGGCTCCAGCCGGCGCCCGCCCGCGCATGCCGGCGTGGTCGGCTTCAAGCCCTCCTACGGCGCGATTCCGGATTCGGTCGGCTTTGCCCATGCCTTTAACGGCATCCAGGTGATTGCGCCGATCACCCGCACCGTCGCCGATGCCGAGCTGATGTTCGAGGCGCTGGCCGGCGCCGATCCGCGCGACCCCGACACGCTGGGCTTTGCGCTGGCCGCGGCGCGGCCGCTGCATACGCTGAAGATCGCGGTCAGCCCGCGCCTGGGGCTGGACACGCCGGTCGACGACGATGTCGCGCAGGCCTTCGACCAAGCCGTGGCGCGCCTGCAGGCCGCGGGGCTCAGCATCGAGCGCGCCGACCCGGTCTGGCCGCAGGGCGCCGACGAGGCCGCGCTGATGCCGCTGCAGCATGTCGGGCTGGCCCATCTCTATGGCGAGGCCTGGCGCCGCGACCCGGAAGTGTTCGATGCCGACATCGCGCGCCAGATCGAGCGCGGCCTGGCGTGGACCGGCGCCGAGGTGGCGCGCGCGCGCGAGGCCAGCCGACAGATCGCGCTGGCGGTGGCCGGCTTCTTTACCCGTTACGACCTGCTGCTGTGCCCGACCACGCCGTGCGTGGCATGGCGCAATGACCGCCTGGGGCCGGAGCGCATCGGCGGCATCGCGGTCGAGCCGCGCGCCCACGCGGTGTTCACGCCCTTCTTCAACCATGCGCTGGCACCCGCGATCTCGGTGCCTTGCGGCAGCGGCCGCGACGGCCTGCCGGTGGGCCTACAGATCGCGGGCCCGCGCGGTGCCGATCGCAGCGTGCTGGCCGCCGCCCGGCTGGCCGAAAGCCTGCTGGCGTCCCTAGTCAACCCTGCCTGA
- the hda gene encoding DnaA regulatory inactivator Hda yields the protein MSPRPKQLSLELGSPPPSTFENFVVASNREAVQRLRELPPALAQEHASDRLIYLWGEVGCGRTHLLHAVCEAGPQHGIRCRYLSPHHPLSDFMFDPWCQLYTVDDVELLDEARQIAVFSLYNEVRAHGRTALVVAGGLAPRAMPVREDLRTRLGWGLVYQVAPLSDDDKKAAVLHAARERGLQLSPEITHWLVTRHYRDMPSLMALLDALDTYSLERKRPVTLPLLREMFAEFRD from the coding sequence ATGTCCCCGCGTCCCAAGCAACTGTCGCTCGAGCTGGGCAGCCCGCCGCCTTCGACCTTCGAGAATTTCGTGGTGGCGTCCAACCGCGAGGCGGTGCAGCGGCTGCGCGAGCTGCCGCCCGCGCTGGCGCAGGAGCATGCCAGCGACCGCCTGATCTACCTGTGGGGCGAGGTCGGCTGCGGCCGCACCCACCTGCTGCATGCGGTGTGCGAGGCCGGGCCGCAACATGGCATCCGCTGCCGCTACCTGAGCCCGCACCACCCGCTGTCCGATTTCATGTTCGACCCGTGGTGCCAGCTCTATACCGTCGATGACGTCGAGCTGCTCGACGAGGCGCGCCAGATCGCGGTGTTCTCGCTCTACAACGAGGTGCGCGCGCACGGGCGCACCGCGCTGGTGGTGGCGGGCGGCCTGGCGCCGCGCGCGATGCCGGTGCGCGAAGACCTGCGCACCCGGCTGGGCTGGGGCCTGGTGTACCAGGTCGCGCCGTTGTCGGACGACGACAAGAAGGCCGCCGTGCTGCATGCGGCACGCGAGCGCGGCCTGCAGCTGTCGCCCGAGATCACGCACTGGCTGGTGACGCGGCATTACCGCGACATGCCCAGCCTGATGGCGCTGCTGGACGCGCTCGACACCTATTCGCTCGAGCGCAAGCGGCCGGTCACGCTGCCGCTGCTGCGCGAGATGTTCGCCGAATTCCGGGATTAG
- a CDS encoding MFS transporter, with translation MQAVSIDAADNGASAKKQSVARVAGASLAGTTLEFYDHFIYGSAAALVFPKLFFPQSDPLTATLLSFASYGVAFVARPLGAAIFGHYGDKMGRKSILIITLLMMGLATFGIGLLPTYATAGALAPLLLVLLRVVQGLALGGEWGGAAIMVNELDPEGKRRGILGSLVQLAAPIGLLLANGIFALVTWQVSEEAFLSWGWRVPFLLSALLVGVGLYIRSNVRESGMFEKLEESHAEARAPIMEVLRNYKKQLLIAFGARLGGDIAFYVFTLFLLYFVPTKLGLPKSIALNAVLLGAVAQILFIPIAGLLADRIGRRPVLMIGGIGGAVWAFVFFAMVKTGSPALIMLASFVGMVLVSFMFSPLASFLPELFATRVRVTGASLGFQFAGVFGGALAPLIAVGLLDRFGNTMPVALYLAAVCALIAVAAFAARETARMHLADADR, from the coding sequence ATGCAAGCAGTCAGCATCGACGCCGCGGACAACGGCGCGTCGGCCAAGAAACAGTCAGTCGCGCGAGTTGCCGGGGCCAGCCTGGCCGGCACCACGCTCGAGTTCTACGACCACTTCATCTACGGATCGGCCGCCGCGCTGGTCTTCCCCAAGCTGTTCTTCCCGCAGAGCGATCCGCTGACCGCGACGCTGCTGTCCTTCGCCAGCTACGGCGTGGCGTTCGTGGCGCGGCCGCTCGGTGCTGCGATCTTTGGCCACTACGGCGACAAGATGGGCCGCAAGTCGATCCTGATCATCACGCTGCTGATGATGGGCCTGGCCACCTTCGGCATCGGCCTGCTGCCGACCTATGCCACCGCCGGCGCGCTGGCGCCGCTGCTGCTGGTGCTGCTGCGCGTGGTGCAGGGCCTGGCGCTCGGCGGCGAGTGGGGCGGGGCGGCGATCATGGTCAACGAGCTCGATCCGGAAGGGAAACGGCGCGGTATCCTTGGCAGCCTGGTGCAGCTGGCGGCGCCGATCGGACTATTGCTGGCCAACGGCATCTTCGCGCTGGTGACCTGGCAGGTATCGGAAGAAGCCTTCCTCAGCTGGGGCTGGCGCGTGCCGTTCCTGCTGTCGGCGCTGCTGGTGGGCGTCGGGCTGTATATCCGTTCCAACGTGCGCGAATCCGGCATGTTCGAGAAGCTGGAGGAATCGCATGCCGAAGCACGCGCGCCGATCATGGAAGTGCTGCGCAACTACAAGAAGCAGCTGCTGATCGCATTCGGCGCGCGGCTGGGCGGCGACATCGCCTTCTACGTCTTCACGCTGTTCCTGCTGTATTTCGTGCCGACCAAGCTCGGCCTGCCCAAGAGCATCGCGCTCAATGCCGTGCTGCTGGGCGCGGTGGCGCAGATACTGTTCATCCCGATCGCCGGCCTGCTGGCGGACCGCATCGGCCGCCGTCCGGTGCTGATGATCGGCGGCATCGGCGGCGCGGTGTGGGCGTTCGTGTTCTTCGCCATGGTCAAGACCGGCAGCCCGGCGCTGATCATGCTGGCCTCGTTCGTCGGCATGGTGCTGGTGTCGTTCATGTTCTCGCCGCTGGCGTCGTTCCTGCCCGAGCTGTTCGCCACCCGGGTGCGCGTGACCGGCGCCTCGCTGGGCTTCCAGTTTGCCGGCGTGTTCGGCGGCGCGCTGGCCCCGCTGATCGCCGTGGGCCTGCTCGACCGCTTCGGCAACACCATGCCGGTGGCGCTCTACCTGGCGGCGGTGTGCGCGCTGATCGCGGTGGCGGCGTTCGCGGCGCGTGAAACCGCGCGCATGCACCTGGCCGACGCCGACCGCTGA
- the folK gene encoding 2-amino-4-hydroxy-6-hydroxymethyldihydropteridine diphosphokinase: protein MTLAFIGIGANLGDARQAIKDAIVCLAQQVGITVLARSSLYRTAPVDAGGDDYYNAVVKVQTSFTAAQLLRICHHIEDQFGRERPFRNAPRTLDLDLLLFGDEQHDHEHLTVPHPRLTERAFTLVPLLELDAALAIPGRGRAADYLAGVGAQRIEKVSTCKCLRMQAAAGEPGNGGTPG from the coding sequence ATGACTCTCGCCTTCATCGGCATCGGCGCAAATCTTGGCGATGCCCGCCAGGCCATCAAGGACGCCATCGTGTGCCTGGCCCAGCAGGTCGGCATCACGGTGCTGGCGCGCTCCTCGCTCTATCGCACCGCGCCGGTCGATGCCGGCGGCGACGACTACTACAACGCGGTGGTCAAGGTGCAGACCTCGTTCACCGCAGCGCAGCTGCTGCGCATCTGCCACCACATCGAGGACCAGTTCGGCCGCGAGCGCCCGTTCCGCAACGCGCCGCGCACGCTCGACCTGGACCTGCTGCTGTTCGGCGACGAACAGCACGACCACGAGCACCTGACCGTGCCGCACCCGCGCCTGACCGAGCGCGCCTTCACGCTGGTGCCGCTGCTGGAACTGGACGCCGCGCTGGCGATCCCGGGGCGCGGCCGCGCCGCGGACTACCTGGCCGGCGTGGGCGCGCAGCGCATCGAGAAGGTCTCCACCTGCAAGTGCCTGCGCATGCAGGCCGCCGCCGGCGAACCTGGCAATGGCGGCACGCCCGGCTGA
- the purM gene encoding phosphoribosylformylglycinamidine cyclo-ligase, which yields MSASPTAGQAGLSYRDAGVDIDAGDALVDRIKPFAKRTMREGVMAGIGGFGALFELSKKFQEPVLVSGTDGVGTKLKLAFQLNRHDTVGQDLVAMSVNDILVQGAEPLFFLDYFACGKLDVDTAATVIQGIARGCELAGCALIGGETAEMPSMYPDGEYDLAGFAVGAVEKKKIIDGSTIAPGDVVLGLASSGAHSNGYSLVRKIIEVAKPDLNADFHGQRLQDAIMAPTRIYVKPLLSLIETLPVKGMAHITGGGLTENVPRVLAQDVTAVLHRDAWTLPPLFQWLQAQGRVADDEMHRVFNCGIGMVVIVAKEDAERAIRHLQAAGEAVWQIGEIRERAEGEAQTIVI from the coding sequence ATGAGCGCATCCCCGACCGCCGGCCAGGCAGGCCTTTCCTACCGCGACGCCGGTGTTGACATCGATGCCGGCGACGCGCTGGTCGACCGCATCAAGCCGTTCGCCAAGCGCACCATGCGCGAGGGCGTGATGGCGGGCATCGGCGGGTTCGGTGCGCTGTTCGAGCTGTCGAAGAAGTTCCAGGAGCCGGTGCTGGTGTCGGGCACCGATGGCGTGGGCACCAAGCTCAAGCTGGCGTTCCAGCTGAACCGCCATGACACCGTCGGCCAGGACCTGGTCGCCATGAGCGTCAACGACATCCTGGTGCAGGGCGCCGAGCCGCTGTTCTTCCTCGACTACTTCGCCTGCGGCAAGCTCGACGTCGACACCGCCGCCACGGTGATCCAGGGCATCGCCCGCGGCTGCGAACTGGCCGGCTGCGCGCTGATCGGCGGCGAGACCGCCGAAATGCCGAGCATGTACCCGGACGGCGAATACGACCTGGCCGGCTTCGCCGTCGGCGCGGTCGAGAAGAAGAAGATCATCGACGGCAGCACCATCGCCCCGGGCGACGTGGTGCTGGGCCTGGCCTCGTCGGGCGCGCATTCCAACGGCTACTCGCTGGTGCGCAAGATCATCGAGGTGGCCAAGCCGGACCTGAACGCCGACTTCCACGGCCAGCGCCTGCAGGACGCGATCATGGCGCCGACCCGGATCTACGTGAAGCCGCTGCTGTCGCTGATCGAGACGCTTCCGGTCAAGGGCATGGCCCACATCACCGGCGGCGGCCTGACCGAAAACGTGCCGCGCGTGCTGGCGCAGGACGTCACCGCGGTGCTGCATCGCGATGCCTGGACGCTGCCGCCGCTGTTCCAGTGGCTGCAGGCACAGGGCCGCGTCGCCGACGACGAGATGCACCGTGTCTTCAACTGCGGCATCGGCATGGTCGTGATCGTCGCCAAGGAAGACGCCGAACGCGCCATCCGCCACCTGCAGGCCGCCGGCGAAGCCGTGTGGCAGATCGGCGAGATCCGCGAGCGGGCCGAGGGCGAGGCGCAGACCATCGTGATCTGA
- the hydA gene encoding dihydropyrimidinase, giving the protein MKQFDLIIRNGTVVTASDTMQCDIGIAGGRIVQLGHDLGEAAQVIDASGKLVLPGGVDAHCHLDQPMPDGLRMADDFRTGSVSAACGGTTTVIPFAAQEKGHSLRAAVADYHRRAGGKSVVDYAFHLIVADPTEAVLNDELPGLIREGYSSFKVYMTYDDLKLNDREILEVLSVARQEGALVMVHAENSDCIAWLTDKLEAAGNTAPKFHALARPMAIEREATHRAITFSELVDVPILIVHVSGKEAVEQIRWARNRGMKIFAETCPQYLFLTAEDLDQPGYHGAKCVCSPPPRDRSNQQVIWDGLADGLFTIFSSDHAPFRYEDAQGKKPGGQEVPFQYIPNGIPGLETRLPLLFSAGVVGGRISVNQFVALTSTNPAKLYGLHPRKGTIAIGADADLAIWDPRREVTIRNEELHHAVDYTPYEGLRVTGWPVTTLVRGKVVAHEGELMAEAGHGEFLPCGLPEMARPRYRTSGGSL; this is encoded by the coding sequence GTGAAACAGTTCGACCTCATCATCCGCAACGGCACCGTGGTGACCGCCAGCGACACCATGCAATGCGATATCGGCATCGCCGGCGGCCGCATCGTGCAGCTTGGCCACGACCTGGGCGAGGCCGCGCAGGTCATCGACGCCAGCGGCAAGCTGGTGCTGCCGGGCGGTGTCGACGCGCACTGCCACCTGGACCAGCCGATGCCGGACGGCCTGCGCATGGCGGACGACTTCCGCACCGGCTCGGTCTCGGCGGCGTGCGGCGGCACCACCACGGTGATCCCGTTCGCCGCGCAGGAAAAGGGCCATTCGCTGCGCGCCGCGGTGGCCGACTACCATCGCCGTGCCGGCGGCAAGTCGGTGGTCGACTACGCCTTCCACCTGATCGTGGCCGACCCGACCGAGGCGGTGCTGAACGACGAGCTGCCGGGCCTGATCCGCGAAGGCTATTCGTCGTTCAAGGTCTACATGACCTACGACGACCTCAAGCTGAACGACCGCGAGATCCTCGAGGTGCTGTCGGTGGCGCGCCAGGAAGGCGCGCTGGTGATGGTGCATGCCGAGAACTCGGACTGCATCGCCTGGCTGACCGACAAGCTCGAGGCCGCCGGCAATACCGCGCCGAAGTTCCACGCGCTGGCGCGGCCGATGGCGATCGAGCGCGAGGCCACGCACCGCGCCATCACCTTCTCCGAGCTGGTCGACGTGCCGATCCTGATCGTCCATGTCTCGGGCAAGGAAGCGGTCGAGCAGATCCGCTGGGCGCGCAACCGCGGCATGAAGATCTTTGCCGAGACCTGCCCGCAGTATCTGTTCCTGACCGCCGAAGACCTCGACCAGCCCGGCTACCACGGCGCCAAGTGCGTGTGCAGCCCGCCGCCGCGCGACCGCAGCAACCAGCAGGTGATCTGGGACGGCTTGGCCGACGGCCTCTTCACCATCTTCTCGTCCGACCATGCACCGTTCCGCTACGAAGACGCGCAGGGCAAGAAGCCCGGCGGCCAGGAGGTCCCGTTCCAGTACATCCCCAACGGCATCCCCGGACTCGAGACGCGGCTGCCGCTGCTGTTCTCGGCAGGCGTGGTGGGCGGCCGCATCTCGGTCAACCAGTTCGTCGCGCTGACCTCGACCAACCCGGCCAAGCTCTACGGCCTGCATCCGCGCAAGGGCACCATCGCCATCGGCGCCGATGCCGACCTGGCGATCTGGGATCCGCGGCGCGAAGTGACGATCCGCAACGAGGAACTGCACCATGCCGTCGACTACACCCCGTACGAGGGCCTGCGCGTGACCGGCTGGCCGGTGACCACGCTGGTGCGCGGCAAGGTGGTGGCGCACGAGGGCGAGCTCATGGCCGAGGCCGGCCACGGCGAGTTCCTGCCGTGCGGCCTGCCCGAAATGGCGCGGCCGCGCTACCGCACCTCGGGCGGCAGCCTGTAA
- a CDS encoding deoxynucleoside kinase, whose amino-acid sequence MLDHLRRIVVEGPVGSGKTSLAHRLARTLQAQELPDHARRSPFLEPFYRDPARHALALQLWCLTQRAVQLQQWQAGVASGQRMVSNFLIAKDRLHAALTLSGDELALYDAIAARLALPPQRADLVIVLQATPSLLRERIVRRGEPGEAGIDEHYLQRLAGAYGELFHRYDDAPVLVVDTAHFNPVDNDDDFRTLLSRIENMRGRKAFLNLAAP is encoded by the coding sequence ATGCTCGATCACCTGCGCCGCATTGTCGTCGAAGGCCCCGTCGGATCGGGCAAGACCTCGCTGGCCCATCGCCTGGCGCGCACGCTGCAGGCGCAGGAACTGCCCGACCACGCCCGCCGCAGCCCGTTCCTCGAGCCGTTCTACCGCGACCCCGCGCGCCATGCACTGGCGCTGCAGCTGTGGTGCCTGACCCAGCGCGCGGTGCAGCTGCAGCAGTGGCAGGCGGGCGTCGCCTCGGGCCAGCGCATGGTCAGCAACTTCCTGATCGCCAAAGACCGCCTGCATGCCGCGCTGACGCTGTCCGGGGATGAACTGGCCCTCTACGACGCCATCGCCGCCCGGCTGGCGCTGCCGCCGCAGCGCGCCGACCTGGTGATCGTGCTGCAGGCGACGCCGTCGCTCTTGCGCGAGCGCATCGTGCGCCGCGGCGAGCCCGGCGAGGCCGGCATCGACGAGCACTACCTGCAGCGCCTGGCCGGCGCCTATGGCGAACTGTTCCACCGCTACGACGACGCCCCGGTGCTGGTGGTCGACACCGCCCACTTCAATCCGGTGGACAATGACGACGATTTCCGTACACTACTGTCGCGCATCGAAAACATGCGCGGCCGCAAGGCCTTTCTCAATCTCGCCGCGCCCTGA
- the pcnB gene encoding polynucleotide adenylyltransferase PcnB codes for MIKKLITRLLGKPGPKQRRTGRAHTPRIVNVDEHRIDPTLLSRNAVKVTSTLQQAGYQAYIVGGAVRDLLLGIKPKDFDVATNATPEQVQSLFRRSRIIGRRFQIVHVTFYGGREQEIIEVSTFRALVDAIASETLPEGRRLKRAELDSKTHAIDASGRVLRDNVWGSQAEDAERRDFTINAMYYDPAAQTVHDYHHGMEDIRARLLRMIGDPATRYREDPVRMLRVVRFAAKTGFDIDEATRLPIAGLAELIHNVPSARLFDEMLKLLMSGHAWASLQELRKAGLHKGLLPLLDVALEQPMGQRFVQLALDNTDRRVQAGKPVSPGFLFAALLWHHVLQRWNQLRDEGEHAIAALNTAMDTVLEKQTGQLAIQRRFVIDMRDIWGMQPRFEKRVGRMPFRLLESPRFRAGYDFLVLRCQSGELPEELGAWWNDFQNAEPHEREDLIDAVRSTRAQGGGQGGAQGAEGEGPARKKRRRRGPRKSDKVSSRSDSDAGEAAHAVPGQPEET; via the coding sequence GTGATCAAGAAGCTCATTACCCGGCTGCTGGGCAAACCCGGCCCCAAGCAGCGCCGTACCGGCCGCGCCCATACGCCGCGCATCGTCAACGTCGACGAACACCGGATCGACCCGACGCTGCTGTCGCGCAATGCCGTCAAGGTCACCTCGACGCTGCAGCAGGCCGGCTACCAGGCCTATATCGTCGGCGGCGCCGTGCGCGACCTGCTGCTCGGCATCAAGCCCAAGGACTTCGACGTCGCCACCAACGCCACGCCCGAGCAGGTGCAGTCGCTGTTCCGGCGCTCGCGCATCATCGGCCGGCGCTTCCAGATCGTGCACGTGACCTTCTACGGCGGGCGCGAGCAGGAGATCATCGAGGTCTCGACCTTCCGCGCGCTGGTCGACGCCATCGCCAGCGAGACCCTGCCCGAAGGCCGGCGCCTGAAGCGCGCCGAGCTCGACAGCAAGACCCATGCGATCGATGCCTCGGGCCGCGTGCTGCGCGACAACGTGTGGGGCTCGCAGGCCGAAGACGCGGAACGCCGCGACTTCACCATCAACGCGATGTACTACGACCCGGCCGCGCAGACCGTGCATGACTACCATCACGGCATGGAAGACATCCGCGCGCGCCTGCTGCGCATGATCGGCGACCCGGCCACGCGCTACCGCGAAGACCCGGTGCGGATGCTGCGCGTGGTGCGCTTCGCCGCCAAGACCGGCTTCGACATCGACGAGGCCACGCGCCTGCCGATCGCCGGCCTGGCCGAGCTGATCCACAACGTGCCGAGCGCGCGCCTGTTCGACGAGATGCTCAAGCTGCTGATGTCCGGACACGCCTGGGCCTCGCTGCAGGAGCTGCGCAAGGCGGGCCTGCACAAGGGCCTGCTGCCGCTGCTGGACGTGGCGCTGGAGCAGCCCATGGGCCAGCGCTTCGTGCAGCTGGCGCTGGACAACACCGACCGCCGCGTGCAGGCCGGCAAGCCGGTGTCGCCGGGCTTCCTGTTCGCCGCGCTGCTGTGGCACCACGTGCTGCAGCGCTGGAACCAGCTGCGCGACGAGGGCGAGCACGCCATCGCCGCGCTCAACACGGCCATGGACACGGTGCTGGAAAAGCAGACCGGCCAGCTCGCGATCCAGCGCCGCTTCGTCATCGACATGCGCGATATCTGGGGCATGCAGCCGCGCTTCGAGAAGCGCGTGGGCCGCATGCCGTTCCGGCTGCTGGAGTCGCCGCGCTTCCGCGCCGGCTACGATTTCCTGGTGCTGCGCTGCCAGTCCGGCGAGCTGCCGGAAGAGCTGGGCGCGTGGTGGAACGATTTCCAGAACGCCGAGCCGCACGAGCGCGAAGACCTGATCGACGCGGTGCGCAGCACGCGCGCCCAGGGTGGGGGCCAGGGTGGCGCCCAGGGCGCGGAAGGCGAAGGCCCGGCGCGCAAGAAGCGCCGCCGGCGCGGTCCGCGGAAATCGGATAAAGTTTCTTCCCGGAGCGACTCGGACGCGGGCGAGGCAGCACATGCCGTCCCCGGCCAGCCGGAGGAAACGTAA
- a CDS encoding HAD family hydrolase: protein MNLALFDLDHTLIPTDSDHEWGRFLVRLGVVDEVIYRQKNDEFYGHYKAGTLDIQAFLRFALAPLAANPRDRLDAMRVRFMHEVIDPVITPQARALVYKHLEAGDLCAVVTATNSFVTAPIAAAFGIKHLIATEPATVDGKPESQFTGEVFGVPSFREGKITRVEAWLKAQGAGWDNFETTTFYSDSANDLPLLEKVSEPIATNPDDRLRHHAAAAGWRIMDLF, encoded by the coding sequence ATGAATCTGGCACTCTTTGACCTCGACCACACCCTGATCCCGACCGACAGCGACCATGAATGGGGCCGTTTCCTGGTCCGCCTGGGCGTCGTCGACGAGGTAATCTACCGGCAGAAGAACGATGAGTTCTACGGCCACTACAAGGCCGGCACGCTCGATATCCAGGCCTTCCTGCGCTTTGCGCTGGCGCCGCTGGCGGCCAACCCGCGCGACCGGCTCGATGCCATGCGGGTGCGCTTCATGCACGAGGTGATCGACCCGGTGATCACGCCGCAGGCGCGCGCGCTGGTCTACAAGCACCTCGAGGCCGGCGACCTGTGCGCCGTGGTCACCGCCACCAACAGCTTCGTCACCGCGCCGATCGCCGCCGCCTTCGGCATCAAGCACCTGATCGCGACCGAGCCGGCCACCGTCGACGGCAAGCCCGAGAGCCAGTTCACCGGCGAGGTCTTCGGCGTGCCCAGCTTCCGCGAAGGCAAGATCACCCGCGTCGAGGCCTGGCTCAAGGCCCAGGGCGCGGGCTGGGACAACTTCGAGACCACCACCTTCTACAGCGACTCGGCCAACGACCTGCCCCTGCTGGAAAAGGTCTCCGAGCCGATCGCCACCAACCCGGACGATCGCCTGCGCCACCACGCCGCCGCGGCCGGCTGGCGCATCATGGATCTGTTCTGA